The Alosa sapidissima isolate fAloSap1 chromosome 5, fAloSap1.pri, whole genome shotgun sequence genome has a window encoding:
- the LOC121709524 gene encoding protocadherin alpha-2-like isoform X2: MMKHAILKSFARTWIVFLLCLWDMSSGKIEFSISEEVSQGTVFGNIAKELNINVKEMETRMFQIVSGSTANYFDVKLTTGELFVKERIDREQVCGNNLKCTLTVEAVAQNPHSLYRIQIHILDVNDNAPTFPGSSLTLNITEVATLGERYHLPIAEDPDTGSNSLKGYRLSPNEYFSLETQSEGVQGISAELVLKKSLDREKQPFIKLLLTAFDGGKPPKTGSIDIIIYTFDVNDNNPVFTKTLYKVQVTENVPFRTKLITVTATDADDGMNSEIEYSLIGNRNVKASEKFSITPDTGEIHTQGQIDYEESPAIELRVQAKDKGSPPRSAQCKVLVEVIDINDNAPEITITPLLQTVREDTTPGKAVALVTVSDQDGGKNGDIKCTIKDLIPFKLDSNYDNHYSLVVDRPLDRERDSHYNVTIIATDGGTPPLSSASDYIIYVSDVNDNAPQFPEPVINVCLKENTPVGSLMATVSAFDPDLNENAQVSYSLVENKKSDTSVSTMMNVNSLNGDIYSMQSLNYEDVKKFDFQIQATDSGVPALSSNVTVHVLILDENDNSPVILPPYSDQDSVNSENIPYSAEAGYFVAKIRAVDADSGYNALLSYHISEPKGTNLFRIGTSSGEIRTKRRMSDSDLKTHPLIITVTDHGEPPLSASMSIDVVVEEDTGDKQTSFKQVPLIEDTFSDLNLYLLIAIISVTAIFLVSLITLIAVKCHRTDGIFSSCSAPMITTHPDGSWSYSKTTQQYDVCFSSDTLKSDVVVFPSPFPPADAELISINGGDTFMRTQTLPSTEKASTRNKQE; encoded by the exons ATGATGAAGCATGCAATCCTAAAGAGTTTTGCGAGGACCTGGATTGTATTCCTTCTTTGTTTATGGGATATGTCGTCCGGTAAGATTGAGTTTTCCATCTCAGAGGAGGTGAGCCAAGGAACTGTGTTTGGAAACATAGCAAAAGAATTGAACATTAATGTTAAGGAAATGGAAACACGCATGTTTCAGATTGTATCCGGATCTACCGCGAACTATTTTGATGTTAAATTAACAACAGGAGAACTGTTTGTCAAAGAGAGAATCGACAGAGAGCAGGTTTGTGGAAACAATTTGAAGTGTACCTTAACAGTAGAGGCAGTGGCTCAAAATCCTCACAGTCTTTACAGAATTCAAATACATATTTTGGATGTAAATGACAACGCACCCACGTTTCCTGGTAGTTCGCTTACCTTGAACATAACCGAGGTTGCTACCCTCGGAGAAAGGTATCACTTGCCCATAGCAGAGGACCCCGACACAGGAAGTAATTCTTTAAAAGGCTACCGACTGAGTCCCAATGAATATTTCTCTTTGGAAACTCAGAGCGAGGGTGTGCAAGGTATATCTGCTGAATTAGTGTTAAAAAAATCATTGGATCGCGAAAAACAGCCTTTTATAAAACTCCTATTGACAGCGTTTGATGGAGGTAAACCACCAAAGACCGGTAGCATAGACATCATAATATATACATTTGATGTAAACGACAATAATCCTGTGTTTACTAAGACTCTTTATAAAGTTCAGGTGACTGAAAATGTTCCCTTTAGAACCAAACTAATCACGGTAACCGCCACAGATGCAGATGACGGCATGAACAGCGAGATTGAATACTCGTTAATTGGAAACCGAAATGTAAAAGCTTCTGAAAAATTCAGCATAACGCCAGACACTGGAGAAATACACACGCAGGGACAAATTGATTACGAGGAAAGCCCTGCTATTGAACTGCGAGTCCAAGCGAAAGACAAGGGCTCTCCACCACGTAGTGCACAATGCAAAGTTTTAGTGGAGGTGATAGACATTAATGACAATGCTCCAGAAATAACCATAACACCCCTGCTGCAAACTGTGAGAGAGGATACAACGCCAGGGAAAGCTGTTGCTCTTGTTACAGTTTCAGATCAGGACGGAGGGAAAAACGGAGACATAAAGTGTACCATCAAAGATTTAATCCCTTTCAAACTCGACTCTAACTATGATAACCATTATTCTTTAGTTGTAGATAGACCactggacagagaaagagattcCCACTACAACGTCACCATCATAGCCACAGACGGTGGCACCCCGCCTCTCTCCAGTGCTAGtgattacattatttatgtctctgacGTTAATGACAATGCCCCACAATTCCCAGAGCCTGTGATAAATGTATGCCTAAAAGAAAACACTCCTGTCGGAAGCCTTATGGCGACAGTTAGTGCTTTCGATCCAGATTTGAACGAAAATGCCCAAGTATCTTACTCATtagttgaaaacaaaaaaagtgacaCCTCTGTGTCAACCATGATGAATGTCAATTCTTTAAATGGGGACATATACAGCATGCAGTCTCTAAACTATGAAGACGTTAAAAAGTTCGATTTTCAAATCCAAGCAACAGACTCTGGTGTCCCTGCATTAAGCAGTAATGTGACTGTACATGTTCTCATCTTAGATGAAAATGACAACAGCCCTGTTATTCTCCCGCCGTATTCTGACCAAGATTCCGTGAACTCTGAGAACATCCCCTACTCTGCTGAAGCGGGCTACTTTGTGGCCAAGATCAGGGCTGTGGACGCTGACTCTGGCTACAATGCGCTTCTCTCTTATCACATCTCTGAACCCAAAGGCACGAACCTCTTCCGAATCGGAACCAGCTCTGGAGAAATAAGGACCAAGAGACGTATGAGTGATAGTGACTTAAAAACACACCCGCTTATCATAACAGTGACTGACCATGGAgagccccctctctctgcttctaTGTCAATTGATGTTGTGGTTGAAGAGGACACAGGAGACAAGCAGACATCTTTCAAACAAGTGCCACTAATTGAggacacattttcagatctcaATCTTTATCTGCTCATCGCCATCATCTCAGTAACAGCGATCTTCCTAGTGAGTCTCATCACTTTAATAGCAGTGAAATGCCACAGGACTGATGGTATTTTCAGCAGCTGCAGCGCCCCCATGATCACCACTCACCCAGACGGGAGCTGGTCTTACTCTAAAACTACCCAGCAGTATGACGTGTGTTTTAGCTCTGACACACTGAAGAGTGACGTGGTGGTGTTCCCATCACCGTTTCCCCCAGCAGACGCAGAACTGATCAGCATCAACGGGGGTGACACTTTTATGCGGACACAAACTCTTCCTAGTACTGAAAAG GCAAGTACGAGAAATAAGCAAGAGTAA
- the LOC121709524 gene encoding protocadherin alpha-2-like isoform X1: MMKHAILKSFARTWIVFLLCLWDMSSGKIEFSISEEVSQGTVFGNIAKELNINVKEMETRMFQIVSGSTANYFDVKLTTGELFVKERIDREQVCGNNLKCTLTVEAVAQNPHSLYRIQIHILDVNDNAPTFPGSSLTLNITEVATLGERYHLPIAEDPDTGSNSLKGYRLSPNEYFSLETQSEGVQGISAELVLKKSLDREKQPFIKLLLTAFDGGKPPKTGSIDIIIYTFDVNDNNPVFTKTLYKVQVTENVPFRTKLITVTATDADDGMNSEIEYSLIGNRNVKASEKFSITPDTGEIHTQGQIDYEESPAIELRVQAKDKGSPPRSAQCKVLVEVIDINDNAPEITITPLLQTVREDTTPGKAVALVTVSDQDGGKNGDIKCTIKDLIPFKLDSNYDNHYSLVVDRPLDRERDSHYNVTIIATDGGTPPLSSASDYIIYVSDVNDNAPQFPEPVINVCLKENTPVGSLMATVSAFDPDLNENAQVSYSLVENKKSDTSVSTMMNVNSLNGDIYSMQSLNYEDVKKFDFQIQATDSGVPALSSNVTVHVLILDENDNSPVILPPYSDQDSVNSENIPYSAEAGYFVAKIRAVDADSGYNALLSYHISEPKGTNLFRIGTSSGEIRTKRRMSDSDLKTHPLIITVTDHGEPPLSASMSIDVVVEEDTGDKQTSFKQVPLIEDTFSDLNLYLLIAIISVTAIFLVSLITLIAVKCHRTDGIFSSCSAPMITTHPDGSWSYSKTTQQYDVCFSSDTLKSDVVVFPSPFPPADAELISINGGDTFMRTQTLPSTEKRKIPFTTSETGKYEK; encoded by the exons ATGATGAAGCATGCAATCCTAAAGAGTTTTGCGAGGACCTGGATTGTATTCCTTCTTTGTTTATGGGATATGTCGTCCGGTAAGATTGAGTTTTCCATCTCAGAGGAGGTGAGCCAAGGAACTGTGTTTGGAAACATAGCAAAAGAATTGAACATTAATGTTAAGGAAATGGAAACACGCATGTTTCAGATTGTATCCGGATCTACCGCGAACTATTTTGATGTTAAATTAACAACAGGAGAACTGTTTGTCAAAGAGAGAATCGACAGAGAGCAGGTTTGTGGAAACAATTTGAAGTGTACCTTAACAGTAGAGGCAGTGGCTCAAAATCCTCACAGTCTTTACAGAATTCAAATACATATTTTGGATGTAAATGACAACGCACCCACGTTTCCTGGTAGTTCGCTTACCTTGAACATAACCGAGGTTGCTACCCTCGGAGAAAGGTATCACTTGCCCATAGCAGAGGACCCCGACACAGGAAGTAATTCTTTAAAAGGCTACCGACTGAGTCCCAATGAATATTTCTCTTTGGAAACTCAGAGCGAGGGTGTGCAAGGTATATCTGCTGAATTAGTGTTAAAAAAATCATTGGATCGCGAAAAACAGCCTTTTATAAAACTCCTATTGACAGCGTTTGATGGAGGTAAACCACCAAAGACCGGTAGCATAGACATCATAATATATACATTTGATGTAAACGACAATAATCCTGTGTTTACTAAGACTCTTTATAAAGTTCAGGTGACTGAAAATGTTCCCTTTAGAACCAAACTAATCACGGTAACCGCCACAGATGCAGATGACGGCATGAACAGCGAGATTGAATACTCGTTAATTGGAAACCGAAATGTAAAAGCTTCTGAAAAATTCAGCATAACGCCAGACACTGGAGAAATACACACGCAGGGACAAATTGATTACGAGGAAAGCCCTGCTATTGAACTGCGAGTCCAAGCGAAAGACAAGGGCTCTCCACCACGTAGTGCACAATGCAAAGTTTTAGTGGAGGTGATAGACATTAATGACAATGCTCCAGAAATAACCATAACACCCCTGCTGCAAACTGTGAGAGAGGATACAACGCCAGGGAAAGCTGTTGCTCTTGTTACAGTTTCAGATCAGGACGGAGGGAAAAACGGAGACATAAAGTGTACCATCAAAGATTTAATCCCTTTCAAACTCGACTCTAACTATGATAACCATTATTCTTTAGTTGTAGATAGACCactggacagagaaagagattcCCACTACAACGTCACCATCATAGCCACAGACGGTGGCACCCCGCCTCTCTCCAGTGCTAGtgattacattatttatgtctctgacGTTAATGACAATGCCCCACAATTCCCAGAGCCTGTGATAAATGTATGCCTAAAAGAAAACACTCCTGTCGGAAGCCTTATGGCGACAGTTAGTGCTTTCGATCCAGATTTGAACGAAAATGCCCAAGTATCTTACTCATtagttgaaaacaaaaaaagtgacaCCTCTGTGTCAACCATGATGAATGTCAATTCTTTAAATGGGGACATATACAGCATGCAGTCTCTAAACTATGAAGACGTTAAAAAGTTCGATTTTCAAATCCAAGCAACAGACTCTGGTGTCCCTGCATTAAGCAGTAATGTGACTGTACATGTTCTCATCTTAGATGAAAATGACAACAGCCCTGTTATTCTCCCGCCGTATTCTGACCAAGATTCCGTGAACTCTGAGAACATCCCCTACTCTGCTGAAGCGGGCTACTTTGTGGCCAAGATCAGGGCTGTGGACGCTGACTCTGGCTACAATGCGCTTCTCTCTTATCACATCTCTGAACCCAAAGGCACGAACCTCTTCCGAATCGGAACCAGCTCTGGAGAAATAAGGACCAAGAGACGTATGAGTGATAGTGACTTAAAAACACACCCGCTTATCATAACAGTGACTGACCATGGAgagccccctctctctgcttctaTGTCAATTGATGTTGTGGTTGAAGAGGACACAGGAGACAAGCAGACATCTTTCAAACAAGTGCCACTAATTGAggacacattttcagatctcaATCTTTATCTGCTCATCGCCATCATCTCAGTAACAGCGATCTTCCTAGTGAGTCTCATCACTTTAATAGCAGTGAAATGCCACAGGACTGATGGTATTTTCAGCAGCTGCAGCGCCCCCATGATCACCACTCACCCAGACGGGAGCTGGTCTTACTCTAAAACTACCCAGCAGTATGACGTGTGTTTTAGCTCTGACACACTGAAGAGTGACGTGGTGGTGTTCCCATCACCGTTTCCCCCAGCAGACGCAGAACTGATCAGCATCAACGGGGGTGACACTTTTATGCGGACACAAACTCTTCCTAGTACTGAAAAG AGGAAGATTCCTTTCACTACATCCGAAACAG GCAAGTACGAGAAATAA